GAGCTCGACCGCAATCGAGCGACCGATGCTGCGCATCCGCCCCGCACCGGTGACGACGGCGACCTTGCCTTCCAGCCCTGTGAGTGCATAGCTCATCTGCGATGCCCTCGTCGATCAGCCCAGCCGCGGCGGCCGGCGATCCGCCCACGGCGCGGCCTTCTCCAGTTGCGCGGCCAGCGCGATCAGGCGCGCCTCGCCGCCGTAGGGCGCGGCGAACTGCACGCCGATCGGCAATCCTTCCGCGCTCCAGTGCAGCGGCACCGACATCGCCGGCAGGCCGGTCATGTTGAACATCGAGGTAAACGCCGAGGCCTGAACCGCATTGCGTGCAAACGCCTCGAAGGGCTGGTCGAGCGAGAGCGCCCCCAGCTTCGGCGGCAAGGCCGCGGTGGTCGGCGACAGGATGAGGTCGTAGCGCGCGAACAGTTCGTCCAGCACGCGGCCGCCGCGATCGAACACGCTGCGCGCCTTGAGGATCTGCTCGGCAGTGTAGGACTTGGCCTTCTGCAGGCTTTGCCAGTCGATCGGCTCGAATTCGTCCTCGCGCGCCTCGCGGCCGATCGCCTTCTCACGCTCGCGCACGGTGTAGAGCATGCCGCTGGCGGTGACGACGCCCATGCTGCCCGCCATCTCCAGGAAAGGCAGGGCCGACAGGTCGATCGGCTCGACGTGGTGGCCCAGACCGGCGCACAGCGTGGCGGCCTTGCTGGACGCTTCCAGGCATTCCGCATGCACGCCGGCGCCGAACAGGTTGGTCTGGAACAGGCCGATCTTCAGCCCGCGCGGCGCCTGCTCCAGCGCCGCGAGCAGGTCGCTGGTCGGCGGCAAGGTGCGCGCACCCGCCTCCGCGCCCTGGCTGAGCTGCATCAGCAGCGCGGTGTCGCGCACGCTGCGGCTGATCACGTTGTGCGCCGACAGGCCGAGCCAGCCTTCGAGCGACTTCGGCCCCATCGGGATCAATCCGCGGCTCGGCTTGAGACCGAACAGGCCGCAGTGCGAAGCCGGAATGCGGATCGAGCCGCCGCCATCGCTGGCATGCGCCACCGGCAGCACGCCGGCAGCCACCGCCGCCGAGGCGCCGCCCGACGAACCGCCGGAACTGCGTTCGAGATCCCACGGGTTGCGGGTAGCACCAAACAGGCGCGACTCGGTGGTGCCGGTCTGGCCGAACTCGGGCGAGGCGAGCTTGGCGAAGATGTTGAGGCCCGCCGCCTGGTAGCGCTGCACCAGGGTGGAGTCGTGATCGGCGACGGCGTCCTTGAAGAAGGCGCAGCCGTTGGTGGTCACCGTGCCCTTGAGCGCGATGCCGAGGTCCTTCAGCGCGAACGGCACGCCGGACAGTACCGGACGCGCCTCGCGCTCGGCCTGAGCGGCGCCGTCGAGCGCGCGCGCCGCCTCGCGCGCCATGTCGAAGTGCGGCACGGTGACGGCATTGATCGCCGCATAGGCCTCGGCACGGGCGATCGCCGCCTCGAGCACCTCGCTCGGCTTGACGTCGCCGCGGTGGATGCGCAGCGCGATCTCGGTCGCGTCCCACTGCTCGTAGTCGGGCAGCGGCAGGGCCGTGGCGGCCGCAGCCGCAGCAGTACCCGGCATCGCCCCACCCAGCCCCACTGCCGCCGCGCCGCCGAGCGCCGCACCCGTCTTCAGGAAATCACGACGCCCCTGCGCCACCGCCCGCTCGCTCATCTCAAGTCCCCCAGACCTTCTGCGCAGGCACGGCCTGCTTCATCAGCTCATCGACGTTGGCGCCGGCTTCCAGCGGCGTCAGGCGCGCGCCCTTGTCCTTCTGCGGGCCGGTGCGCCAGCCGTCGCACACCGAGATGCGCCCGCCCTGGCTCTCGAACACCTGACCGGTGACGTGCGAGGACAGCTCGCTGCCCAGCCACACCACCAGCGGGGCCACGTTCTCGGCCGCCCAGGCGTCGAAGCCGGTCTCGGGCGCCTTGACCACGTCGGGCATCGCGCTCTCGGTCATCGAGGTGCGCGCGGCCGGAGCCAGCGCGTTGGCGGTGACACCGTAGCGCGCCAGCTCGGCGGCCTGGACCAGGGTCAGCGCGGCAATACCGCCCTTGGCCGCGGAATAGTTCGACTGCCCGACCGAGCCCTGCAGGCCGGCGCCGGAGCTGGTGTTGATGATGCGCGCGGCGATCCTTTTGCCGGCCTTGGCCTGGTCGCGCCAGCGCTTGCCGAGGATGTTGGCGAGGCAGAAGTGGCCCTTCAGGTGCACCCGCATGACCTGGTCCCAGTCGTCCTCCGACAGGCTGATGAACATGCGGTCGCGCAGGATGCCGGCGTTGTTCACGACCACGTGCACCTCGCCGAAGGCCGCCACGGCGGCGTCGACGATCTGCTGCGCGGTCTCGATGCGGGTGATGTCGTCGGCGTTGGCGATCGCCTTGCCGCCCGCCGCGGCGATCTCGGCCACGACGGCGTCGGCCGCTTCCTTGCGGATGTCGTTGACCACCACGTTGGCACCCTCGGCCGCGAAGGCGAGCGCATAGGCGCGGCCCAGGCCGCCGCCGGCGCCGGTGATGATGACGGTGCGTCCTTCACAAATTCCCATGTCGATCCCTTCTCTTACAGCTTTTCAATGATGGTGACGTTGGCCTGGCCACCGCCTTCGCACATGGTCTGCAGGCCGAAACGGCCGCCGCTGCGCTCGAGTTCGTGCAGCAGCGTGGTCATCAGGCGCGCGCCGGTGGCACCGAGCGGATGGCCGAGCGCGATCGCGCCGCCGTTGGGGTTCATGCGCGCAGGGTCGTAGTCCAGCTCCTTCTGCCAGGCCATGACCACCGAGGCGAAGGCCTCGTTGATCTCGACCACATCGATGTCGCTCATGCGCATGCCGGTCTTATTGAGCGCGGCGCGGGTGGCGGGAATCGGCGCGGTGAGGTGCCAGATCGGGTCGTCGCCCATCACCGACAGGTGATGGATGCGCGCGCGCGGCGTCAGGTTGTAGCGCTTGAGCGCGGCTTCGGACACCACCAGCAGCGCGGCCGAAGCGTCGCAGGTCTGGCTCGACACCGCCGCGGTGATCGACGGGTACTCGGGGCCGACCGGCTCCAGCTCGGCCATCTTCTCGAGCGTGCTGACACGCGGCGTCTCGTCCTTCGTCACGCCTTCGAGGCCGACGATCTCACGCTCGAAGCGGCCCTCGGCGATGGCGGCGAGCGCCCGGCGGTGGCTCTCGAGCGCATAGACCTCCATGTCGCGGCGGCTGAGATTCCAGTGGTCGGCGATGCGCTGCGCGGAATAAAACTGGTTCACCGGCTGGTCGCCGAAGCGCGCCTTCCAGCCCTTGCTGCCCGAGAACGGGTCGGGAAAGCCGAGCGGCTGGCCGGCGAGCATGGCGGACGAGATCGGGATCTGCGTCATCGTCTGCACGCCGCCGACCGCGACCACGTCCTGCGTGCCGCTCATCACCGCCTGCGCGGCGAAGTGCACCGCCTGCTGCGAGGAGCCGCACTGGCGATCCACCGTAGTGCCGGGCACGTTCAGCGGCAGGCCGGCGGCCAGCCACGCGGTACGTGCGATGTCGCCCGCCTGCGAGCCGATGGTGTCGACGCAGCCGAAGATCACGTCATCGTATTCGTCGGCGGGAATGGCGTTGCGCTCGACGAGCGCCTTGAGGACATGCGCGCCGAGGTCGATCGCATGCACGTGGGACAGACCGCCCTTGCGCTTGCCGGTGGGGCTGCGCAGGGCATCGACGATATAGGCTTCAGCCATCTTCATTCCTCGAAAGTGTGGCCGGGGCCGAGCGCGGCGCCGTCGGCCAGGATCGCGTCGGCGACGCGGGCCTTGTGGTAGCCGCGGTCACCCCAGGCGGCATCCAGCGCCCAGGCGCGCTTCATGAACATCTGCAGATCGACTTCCCAGGTGTAGCCCATCGCGCCATGCACCTGGATGCCGTGGCGCGCGGCCAGCCAGGCGGCCTCGCCGCAGGCGAGCTTGGCGTGCGAGACGCGGGCGTCGGCTCCGGCCTCGCCCTTCGCCAGCGCATAGGCGGCGCGGTACAACACCGGCTTGGCAAACTCGATCTGGGTCGCCACGTCGGCGAGATGATGCTTGACGGCCTGGAAACTGCCGATCGGCTTGCCGAACTGCTTGCGCTGGGCGACGTAGTCGACCGACAGGTCGAGCATGCGCTGCGCCAGGCCAAGCAGCTGACCGGCCGTGGACAACGCGCCACGGTTGAGCGTCTGGGCCCACAGCCTGCGGCCGTCATCGCTGCCGGCAAGCCGCGTGGCGGCCGATGGCGTCCAGCGCACGCCGGCCAGGCGGCGCGACAGATCGATGCTGGGATTGGGCTCGATCTCGACCTGGCCGCGCGGCACCGCATGCACCTCGTCGCCGTGGGCGAGCAGCAGCAGGTCAGCCGGATTGGCATCGGCCACCAGCGGATTGACCGGATGGCCGACGGCGATGCGGATGCTGCCCTCGGCGATGCGGGCAAGCCAGTCCTCGCGCGCCGCGGTGCCGGCCGGCAGCGCCGTGATGAGTCCGGCAGCCACGTAGGCCGCGTCCGCAAGCGAATCCGGGATGGCGTAGTAGCCCAGTTCCTGGGTCATCAGCGCCCAGGCGACATCGTCCATGCCCAGGCCGCCGCAGTCCTCGGGTACCGACAGCGCGGTGAGGCCCTGCTCGGCGATGTTCTTGCGCAGCTCGGGCGAGCGCCCGGTGTCGGTTTCCCAGATCTCGCGCAGCATCTCGGGCGCGGCTTCGGTCATCAGGAAGCGGCTCACCGCCTCGCGGAAGGTGAGCTGGTCGTCGGTAAAGGTGAAGTCCATGGCCGGCCCCTCTTACTTCGGCAGGCCGAGCATGCGCTCGGCGATGATGTTGCGCTGGATCTCGTTGGTACCGGCGTAGATCGGTCCGGCCTGCGCGAACAGGAAGCCGTCCAGCCAGCGCGCGGCCTCGACCGCCGCCGGCGCGTCGCCGGTCAGTTCGGCAAGCGGGCCGAGGATGCGCATCGCGGTTTCGTGCATCTTCAGGTCCAGCTCCGACCAGTAGATCTTGTTGGTGCTGGCTTCGGCGCCGATGCGGGCGCCTTTCGCCAGACGGCCAACGGTGTGATAGGCGGCGAGCGCGTAGGCCTCGGTGCCGGTCCAGGCCTCGATGACCGCGTCGCGGATGCTGGGATCGCGGTCGGCGACCGCGCGGTTCGCCTTGTACAGCTCGACCAGGCGGCGTGCGGTGTACTGGAAGCGCGCCGGCGAGCGCAGCAGCAGGCCGCGCTCGAAACCGGCGGTGGCCATCGCCACGTGCCAGCCCTGGCCTTCGTCGCCGATCCGGTTTTCCACCGGCACCTTGACGTCGTCGAAGAAGATCTCGGCGAAGGCCTGCTTGCCGTTGAGCGCCTGGATCGGGCGGATGGTCACGCCCTCGGCATCGAGCGGCACCGCCAGGTAGGACAGGCCGTGATGGCGGCTGGAAGCCGGATCGCTGCGGAACAGGCCGAACAGCAGGTCGGCAAAGCTCGCCCGCGTCGACCAGGTCTTCTGGCCATTGACCACGTAATGCGTGCCGTCGGCGGACAGGATGGCCTTGCTGGTGATCGCCGCCATGTCGGAGCCGGCGTTGGGCTCGGACCAGCCCTGCGCCCACATGTCCTCGCTGGAGGCCATGCGCGGCAGGAAACGCGCCTTCTGTTCCTCGGTGCCGAACTCGATCAGCGTGGGGCCGAGCAGGAGCTGGCCGTTCTGGTTCACCCGCATCGGGGCGCCGGCGCCGTAGTACTCCTCCTCGAAGATCAGCCATTCGATGAGGTCGCAGCCACGGCCGCCCAGGGCTTCGGGCCAGATCACCATCGACAGGCGCGCGTCGAACAGCTTGCGCTCCCATTCGCGGTGCTGCTCGAAGCCCTCGCGGGTGTCGTAGCTGGCCAGTGGCTCGCGCGGCAGGTTGGCCGCGAGCCAGTCGCGCACTTCCTGGCGGAAGGCTTTCTGCCGGGGGGTATAGGCGAGATCCATGGGGTCCTCTCAGAACTTGGCTTCGCGTTTCTCGACAAAGGCGCGGCGAGTTTCCGCCGAATCCGGGCTGGTGTAGGCCTGCAGCGTGAAGCCCTGCTCCCAGCGGTACTTGTCTTCCAGGTTGCCGTCCTCGATGCCGTTCAGCGCCTCCTTGGCGATGCGGATCATGGCCGGGCTCTTGGCGGCAATCTTGCGGGCGATCTCGAACGCAGCCTCGCGCAGTTCGGCCTTGGGCACGATGCGCTCGATGAAGCCGTAGCGCTCGGCTTCTCTGGCGCCGATCTTCTCGCCGGTG
This genomic window from Thauera humireducens contains:
- a CDS encoding amidase; translated protein: MSERAVAQGRRDFLKTGAALGGAAAVGLGGAMPGTAAAAAATALPLPDYEQWDATEIALRIHRGDVKPSEVLEAAIARAEAYAAINAVTVPHFDMAREAARALDGAAQAEREARPVLSGVPFALKDLGIALKGTVTTNGCAFFKDAVADHDSTLVQRYQAAGLNIFAKLASPEFGQTGTTESRLFGATRNPWDLERSSGGSSGGASAAVAAGVLPVAHASDGGGSIRIPASHCGLFGLKPSRGLIPMGPKSLEGWLGLSAHNVISRSVRDTALLMQLSQGAEAGARTLPPTSDLLAALEQAPRGLKIGLFQTNLFGAGVHAECLEASSKAATLCAGLGHHVEPIDLSALPFLEMAGSMGVVTASGMLYTVREREKAIGREAREDEFEPIDWQSLQKAKSYTAEQILKARSVFDRGGRVLDELFARYDLILSPTTAALPPKLGALSLDQPFEAFARNAVQASAFTSMFNMTGLPAMSVPLHWSAEGLPIGVQFAAPYGGEARLIALAAQLEKAAPWADRRPPRLG
- a CDS encoding SDR family oxidoreductase; this encodes MGICEGRTVIITGAGGGLGRAYALAFAAEGANVVVNDIRKEAADAVVAEIAAAGGKAIANADDITRIETAQQIVDAAVAAFGEVHVVVNNAGILRDRMFISLSEDDWDQVMRVHLKGHFCLANILGKRWRDQAKAGKRIAARIINTSSGAGLQGSVGQSNYSAAKGGIAALTLVQAAELARYGVTANALAPAARTSMTESAMPDVVKAPETGFDAWAAENVAPLVVWLGSELSSHVTGQVFESQGGRISVCDGWRTGPQKDKGARLTPLEAGANVDELMKQAVPAQKVWGT
- a CDS encoding acetyl-CoA C-acetyltransferase; this encodes MAEAYIVDALRSPTGKRKGGLSHVHAIDLGAHVLKALVERNAIPADEYDDVIFGCVDTIGSQAGDIARTAWLAAGLPLNVPGTTVDRQCGSSQQAVHFAAQAVMSGTQDVVAVGGVQTMTQIPISSAMLAGQPLGFPDPFSGSKGWKARFGDQPVNQFYSAQRIADHWNLSRRDMEVYALESHRRALAAIAEGRFEREIVGLEGVTKDETPRVSTLEKMAELEPVGPEYPSITAAVSSQTCDASAALLVVSEAALKRYNLTPRARIHHLSVMGDDPIWHLTAPIPATRAALNKTGMRMSDIDVVEINEAFASVVMAWQKELDYDPARMNPNGGAIALGHPLGATGARLMTTLLHELERSGGRFGLQTMCEGGGQANVTIIEKL
- a CDS encoding acyl-CoA dehydrogenase family protein codes for the protein MDFTFTDDQLTFREAVSRFLMTEAAPEMLREIWETDTGRSPELRKNIAEQGLTALSVPEDCGGLGMDDVAWALMTQELGYYAIPDSLADAAYVAAGLITALPAGTAAREDWLARIAEGSIRIAVGHPVNPLVADANPADLLLLAHGDEVHAVPRGQVEIEPNPSIDLSRRLAGVRWTPSAATRLAGSDDGRRLWAQTLNRGALSTAGQLLGLAQRMLDLSVDYVAQRKQFGKPIGSFQAVKHHLADVATQIEFAKPVLYRAAYALAKGEAGADARVSHAKLACGEAAWLAARHGIQVHGAMGYTWEVDLQMFMKRAWALDAAWGDRGYHKARVADAILADGAALGPGHTFEE
- a CDS encoding acyl-CoA dehydrogenase family protein, yielding MDLAYTPRQKAFRQEVRDWLAANLPREPLASYDTREGFEQHREWERKLFDARLSMVIWPEALGGRGCDLIEWLIFEEEYYGAGAPMRVNQNGQLLLGPTLIEFGTEEQKARFLPRMASSEDMWAQGWSEPNAGSDMAAITSKAILSADGTHYVVNGQKTWSTRASFADLLFGLFRSDPASSRHHGLSYLAVPLDAEGVTIRPIQALNGKQAFAEIFFDDVKVPVENRIGDEGQGWHVAMATAGFERGLLLRSPARFQYTARRLVELYKANRAVADRDPSIRDAVIEAWTGTEAYALAAYHTVGRLAKGARIGAEASTNKIYWSELDLKMHETAMRILGPLAELTGDAPAAVEAARWLDGFLFAQAGPIYAGTNEIQRNIIAERMLGLPK